TCGCGGTCCCCGAGGAATTGCCCGCCGGCTATCTGCTCATCGGCGACTCGGCGTCGATACCCGCGATCAACTCGATTCTCGCGGCGCTGCCAGACGATGTGGACGTCGAGGTGTACCTCGAACGGCACTCCCATGACGACGAACTCATCCCGATCAACGACCATCCACGTCGGGCACTGCGCTGGGTGGACAGGACCGACGAGCTCGCCCTCGCCGCGGCCATCGAGGACCGCGACTGGTCGAACTGGTCGGCGTGGGCGGGACCGGAGGCAGGGTCGCTCAAGCACCTGCGTAAGCGCATGCGCGACGTGTTCGGATTCCCGAAGTCCGACCTGCAGGCACAGGCGTACTGGACGCAGGGCCGCGAGATGGGCAGCCGCCGCGACAACGAGGACACGCCCTCGGCCGTGGAGTCCGAAACCGGTGCGGTCGAGAAGAGCACGGCGGCACCGGTCCCCGCGGAGGCACCCAGGGGGCGGTGGCGTTCGCAGGCCGCCAAGGATCTGTTGGCGCCGGTGAAGCCGCAGCTGATCGCGACCGGCATTCTCGAAACGCTGATCACGCTGATTCAGTTGGCGCCCTTCATCGTTCTCGTCGAGCTGGCCAGGCAGCTGCTGGCGGGCGCGGGTGAGTCCGCATTGCGCAGCACCCTGATCGTCTTCGTGGTGCTGCTCGGAACGGGCGCCGCGCTCAGCGCCGCACTGCTGTTGTGGCTGCACGCCGTTGACATGCGTTTCAACGCCACTGTTCGTCGACGGCTGATCGACAAACTCGCACGGGTACCGCTGGGATGGTTCACCCAACGCGGATCCGGCGCGGTCAAGAAACTGATCCAGGACGACACCCTGTCGTTGCACTACCTCGTCACCCATGCGGTGTCCGATGCCGTCGCCGCCGTCGTCGCGCCGATCGCGGTGCTGGTCTACCTGTTCGTCGTCGACTGGCGACTGGCATTGGTGCTACTGCTGCCGATCCTGGTGTACCTCGTCACCACGTGGACGATGGTGTACCAGAGCGGTCCGAAGATCACCGAGGCGTCGAGGTGGGCCGAGCGGATGAACGGCGAGGCCGCCGCCTACCTCGAGGGTCAGCCGGTGATCCGGGTCTTCGGCGGCGCGGCGGCGTCGTCATTCCGTCGTCGCCTCGACGAGTACATAGACTTCATCAACGTCTGGCAGCGGCCGTTCATCGGCAAGAAGACGTTCATGGATCTGACCACTCGGCCGTCGACGTTCCTGTGGCTCATCGCTTCCGCGGGAACCCTGTTCGTCGTCTCCGGCGCGATGGCGCCGTTGACCCTGCTGCCGTTCCTGATCCTCGGAACGACGTTCGGTACCCGCCTGCTCGGCATCGCCTTCGGATTCGCCGGTCTGCGCGACGGGATGCAGGCCGCCCGTCGCATCGCCGTGACCCTCGACGAGGACGAACTGGCCACCATGGACGCAGACGACGCCGCGGCGAAGACGCCTGCCGCCGACCCGGGAACGGTCACCTTCGACAACGTGGGCTTCGGCTACCGCCCGGGAGTTCCCGTCATCCACGACGTCACGCTGGCACTGCGGCCGGGGACCGTCACCGCGCTGGTGGGCCCTTCCGGATCCGGAAAGTCCACGCTGGCATCACTTCTCGCGCGATTCCACGACGTCGACTTCGGCTCGATCAGCATCGACGGGCGCGATGTGCGCACGTTGGAGCCCGACGAGTTGTACACGCAGGTCGGTTTCGTGTTCCAAGATGTCCAGCTCATCCAGGGCACGGTCCGAGACAACATCGCGTTGGCCCGACCGGATGCGAGCGACGCTGACGTCGAGGCGGCGGCGACGGACGCACAGATCCACGACCGGATCATGCGGCTGCCCAACGGATACCAGACCGAGCTCGGTGCGAGCAGCCAGCTGTCGGGAGGCGAGCGTCAACGGCTCACCATCGCCAGGGCGTTGCTCGCCGACACGCCGATCCTGATCCTGGACGAGGCGACCGCGTTCGCCGATCCCGAATCGGAATACCTGGTGCAACAGGCATTGAGCCGCCTCATCCACAACCGCACG
The sequence above is drawn from the Mycobacterium gallinarum genome and encodes:
- a CDS encoding ABC transporter ATP-binding protein/permease, which encodes MGRGLQGALLRSFGGRDHRATVTDVVRVAPHFVRITMSSPTIFQDVVVEPTAFLRFWFPDPEGGDSEFQRIYTLVWTEPESGKFAVDMVLHEPSGPASHWAARAEPGMTLPVVALGSKGFAVPEELPAGYLLIGDSASIPAINSILAALPDDVDVEVYLERHSHDDELIPINDHPRRALRWVDRTDELALAAAIEDRDWSNWSAWAGPEAGSLKHLRKRMRDVFGFPKSDLQAQAYWTQGREMGSRRDNEDTPSAVESETGAVEKSTAAPVPAEAPRGRWRSQAAKDLLAPVKPQLIATGILETLITLIQLAPFIVLVELARQLLAGAGESALRSTLIVFVVLLGTGAALSAALLLWLHAVDMRFNATVRRRLIDKLARVPLGWFTQRGSGAVKKLIQDDTLSLHYLVTHAVSDAVAAVVAPIAVLVYLFVVDWRLALVLLLPILVYLVTTWTMVYQSGPKITEASRWAERMNGEAAAYLEGQPVIRVFGGAAASSFRRRLDEYIDFINVWQRPFIGKKTFMDLTTRPSTFLWLIASAGTLFVVSGAMAPLTLLPFLILGTTFGTRLLGIAFGFAGLRDGMQAARRIAVTLDEDELATMDADDAAAKTPAADPGTVTFDNVGFGYRPGVPVIHDVTLALRPGTVTALVGPSGSGKSTLASLLARFHDVDFGSISIDGRDVRTLEPDELYTQVGFVFQDVQLIQGTVRDNIALARPDASDADVEAAATDAQIHDRIMRLPNGYQTELGASSQLSGGERQRLTIARALLADTPILILDEATAFADPESEYLVQQALSRLIHNRTVLVIAHRLHTVTEADQIVVLDGGRIAEIGSHTELLAADGRYRQLWDSRGETGTHAEVLTGEATR